Proteins from one Anopheles nili chromosome 2, idAnoNiliSN_F5_01, whole genome shotgun sequence genomic window:
- the LOC128721148 gene encoding 3-ketodihydrosphingosine reductase, with the protein MDHSTEIILTIAGIALVHGLIFYFLTRKSRLIKGKHVVVTGGSSGIGLWAAIECVRLGAHVTIIARNVPMLEKAKEELEKRRVRDSQKIQFRSLDLSRSYDAVAAALESVEQSVGPIYMLVNCAGMAICGSVEDTSIEDAHRLMDVNYFATFYPTRHILPKMKQAGDGIIVITASQAALMGIYGYGAYAASKFALRGLAETIAMEARHRGVSVTLALPADTDTPGFENENRTKPEETKIISGSGGLAKPEHVGKRIVQDALKGSFFSIMGLESWVLSILCVGMAPWRGPLLCFMQFYLLGPLRLIGLGLQWNFQRIIKNCAKQRQRT; encoded by the exons CCTGGTGCACGGATTAATATTCTATTTCCTCACGCGGAAATCTCGTCTGATCAAGGGAAAACATGTGGTCGTCACGGGTGGCTCCAGCGGGATTGGCCTTTGGGCTGCGATTGAGTGTGTCCGATTAGGGGCACACGTTACCATAATTGCACGCAACGTACCCATGCTAG AGAAAGCCAAAGAAGAGCTGGAAAAAAGGCGTGTGCGCGATTCGCAAAAGATTCAGTTCCGCTCATTGGATTTGTCTCGAAGCTACGATGCGGTGGCAGCAGCCCTGGAATCAGTGGAACAATCCGTAGGTCCAATCTACATGCTGGTCAACTGCGCCGGCATGGCCATCTGCGGCAGCGTGGAGGACACGTCGATCGAGGACGCTCATCGGCTGATGGATGTGAATTACTTTGCCACCTTCTACCCGACCCGGCACATTCTGCCGAAGATGAAACAGGCCGGTGACGGAATTATCGTCATCACGGCGTCCCAAGCGGCGCTAATGGGAATTTACGGCTACGGAGCGTACGCTGCATCCAAGTTCGCACTGCGTGGGTTAGCCGAAACGATCGCTATGGAAGCGCGCCATCGTGGTGTTAGTGTGACGCTGGCCCTTCCGGCCGACACGGATACGCCTGGGTTTGAAAACGAGAACCGCACAAAGccggaagaaacgaaaatcatTTCCGGATCGGGCGGGCTGGCCAAACCGGAGCACGTTGGCAAGCGGATCGTGCAGGATGCGCTCAAGGGGTCCTTCTTCTCGATTATGGGACTCGAGAGTTGGGTGCTGAGTATCCTGTGCGTCGGTATGGCACCATGGCGTGGACCATTGCTTTGTTTCATGCAGTTCTACCTGCTGGGGCCACTGCGGTTGATTGGATTGGGGCTGCAATGGAACTTTCAACGGATCATAAAAAACTGTGCTAAACAGCGCCAGCGGACATAA